The Dioscorea cayenensis subsp. rotundata cultivar TDr96_F1 chromosome 19, TDr96_F1_v2_PseudoChromosome.rev07_lg8_w22 25.fasta, whole genome shotgun sequence genome includes a window with the following:
- the LOC120249303 gene encoding uncharacterized protein LOC120249303 — protein sequence MERRGSKREVKQVPIETRFQEFGKEVVLHLEMETLELRKWVSPSSPPIQHKAHLPSGESPYAQAKRVQARTPFLFFIELQLLDKNPSKAISLFWAAINNRDRVDSALKDMAMVMKQVSRSEEAIEAIRSFRYLCSVEAQDSLDNVLLDLYKKCGRFNDQIELLSMKLKLMDEGLCLGGRAVKMGRFPAKKFYVSEDEEKARLLGNLAWAYMQSENYNEAEIIYRYRFTWKCRRALEIEPDNNRQCNLAICLIQTGRMKEAKDILQGVKKSSIRCNTESFSKSFKKASEMLMELEKKDESLNHKFQNAGMKTNGIFKNASTCDLSDGMSSASHVGRYQAEFSPVSTSNNTPTNYVSPPSGFTNHDQDNKKMNSTQEAFFTPKPLNSCPKLESKEHCTGQRSSDSISENFESPAKHRTTSYWKSSSNHGRKEVTEEDTTSKPATSPILSKNLTTKALQKSVIRQTQGRKKQNNSSDSLVKCNGRSTKVYHEKNQCVIREDTQMTKILTRSHKTLRDGETDSCLKNSTNENLDQSFETSGEGNLKNNGKEEITINTIQMTANVDSAKNPAIFVLKPQQKAIKKNNIKEESIIYTVQMSDNVDSAEKPAILSNERTSCAGHSAECYQTKFNVLSPETPTTNAITTTVSEKKEELNAGGSTTDKTKLKPGKGRKTWADMVEEEEQEERLTNENKNNKACNSRKEEQAFKSLDAQRRWTESEAFAGEAMKTILSDSGADLKLLLSKNHTKLFGDKESQSRSGMSKRRDGSARRCLSFGQPPFLYSLDSEPKDKRLSRLKVFQEITSGDSLRQC from the exons ATGGAGAGAAGG GGTTCTAAACGGGAAGTCAAGCAAGTTCCCATTGAAACTCGTTTTCAAGAATTCGGAAAGGAAGTGGTTTTACATTTGGAAATGGAGACACTGGAACTAAGGAAGTGGGTGAGTCCTTCATCTCCCCCAATTCAGCATAAGGCTCACTTGCCCTCCGGCGAGTCTCCTTATGCTCAGGCCAAGAGAGTTCAGGCAAGAAcaccctttcttttcttta TTGAATTGCAGTTGTTGGACAAGAATCCAAGCAAGGCAATATCACTATTCTGGGCAGCTATAAACAATAGAGATAGAGTTGATAGTGCATTGAAAGATATGGCAATGGTTATGAAGCAAGTGAGTAGGTCTGAAGAAGCTATTGAGGCGATAAGATCTTTTCGGTATCTATGTTCcgttgaagctcaagattctcTTGATAATGTTCTTCTGGATCTCTACAAG AAATGTGGGAGGTTTAATGATCAGATTGAGCTTCTGAGTATGAAGTTGAAGCTTATGGACGAAGGGTTGTGTCTCGGTGGGAGAGCAGTCAAGATGGGAAGATTTCCGGCTAAGAAATTCTATGTTTCTGAAGATGAAGAGAAAGCAAG GTTGTTAGGGAATCTGGCCTGGGCTTACATGCAATCAGAGAATTACAATGAAGCAGAGATAATTTATAGGTAT AGATTTACCTGGAAGTGCAGGAGAGCCCTGGAAATAGAACCAGATAACAACAGGCAGTGCAACTTGGCTATTTGCTTGATTCAAACAGGAAGGATGAAAGAAGCCAAGGATATCCTGCAAGGcgtaaaaaaatcatccatcaGATGCAACACTGAATCATTCTCTAAATCCTTCAAGAAGGCTTCTGAAATGCTGATGGAACTTGAAAAAAAGGATGAGTCCTTGAATCATAAATTTCAGAATGCTGGGATGAAAACGAATGGTATTTTCAAGAATGCAAGTACTTGTGACTTATCTGATGGCATGTCATCAGCTTCGcatgttggaagatatcaagcaGAGTTTTCACCGGTTTCCACCAGTAATAATACACCGACAAATTATGTTTCTCCTCCATCTGGTTTCACCAATCATGATCAAGACAATAAAAAGATGAACTCTACTCAAGAAGCATTTTTCACACCAAAACCGCTTAACAGCTGCCCGAAACTTGAGTCTAAAGAGCATTGTACCGGTCAAAGATCTTCTGACAGTATAAGTGAGAACTTTGAGTCCCCTGCGAAGCATAGAACTACAAGTTATTGGAAATCAAGTTCAAATCATGGAAGGAAGGAAGTTACAGAAGAAGATACAACTTCAAAACCTGCTACATCACCAATTCTTAGTAAGAATTTAACAACAAAAGCATTGCAAAAATCAGTGATTAGACAGACTCaaggaagaaagaaacaaaacaattcATCTGATTCACTGGTCAAATGTAATGGGAGAAGTACAAAGGTGTACCATGAGAAGAACCAGTGTGTGATCAGAGAAGATACTCAAATGACGAAAATATTGACTCGGTCTCACAAAACACTACGTGATGGAGAGACTGATAGCTGCTTAAAGAATTCAACAAATGAGAATTTGGATCAAAGTTTTGAAACCTCAGGAGAAGGCAATCTTAAGAACAACGGCAAGGAGGAAATTACAATTAATACAATTCAGATGACTGCTAATGTGGATTCTGCTAAAAATCCAGCAATATTTG TTTTGAAACCTCAGCAGAAGGCAAtcaaaaaaaacaacatcaagGAGGAAAGTATTATTTATACAGTTCAGATGTCTGATAATGTTGATTCTGCTGAAAAACCAGCAATACTTAGTAATGAGAGAACATCATGCGCAGGCCACTCTGCTGAGTGTTACCAAACTAAGTTTAATGTTCTGAGTCCAGAAACACCAACTACTAATGCCATTACAACAACAGTatcagaaaagaaagaagaacttAATGCTGGCGGTTCAACTACTGATAAAACAAAGCTGAAGCCTGGTAAAGGAAGGAAAACATGGGCTGACatggtagaagaagaagaacaagaagaacgcTTAACTaatgagaataaaaacaataaagcaTGCAATAGTCGCAAGGAAGAGCAAGCATTCAAATCCTTAGATGCTCAGAGGAGATGGACAGAGTCTGAAGCCTTTGCAGGAGAAGCTATGAAAACTATCTTATCTGATTCTGGTGCTGATCTAAAGCTTTTGTTGTCAAAGAATCACACCAAACTTTTTGGTGATAAAGAGTCTCAAAGTCGAAGTGGCATGTCAAAGAGAAGGGATGGATCAGCAAGAAGATGTCTTTCATTTGGACAACCTCCATTTCTATACAGCTTGGATTCAGAGCCAAAAGACAAGAGGCTTAGCAGACTCAAAGTTTTTCAGGAGATCACAAGTGGAGATAGCCTAAGACAGTGTTGA
- the LOC120249453 gene encoding patatin-like protein 3, whose translation MAAWMKPSVDMEKLSYEIFSILETKFLFGCDDAKLIPISGTSPETPSKPSGGSGKVRILSIDGGGASDGLFAAVSLARLETFLCRLSGDPSARIADFFDLAAGSGPGGVLTALLFSRGSDGRPLFSADEALEFLAENQRKISNTSKKGIFGKRSGIFGRIFEDRTVREALKPMLIPCHDLETGAGMMFSRADAVEMDGYDFFMRDVCAATCAGDQAIGMRSVDGRSKISAVGAGVENPTAAAITHVLNNKQEFPRANGVEDLLVLSLGGGRRASPPSKAKLAKIAADGAADMVDQAVAMAFGHNRAMNYVRIEANGLKAGKTREAKVVAAEVALTERNVELVLFRGSKLLEQTNAERLELFAGELIREHERRKWSTEPTVLIK comes from the exons ATGGCGGCTTGGATGAAACCCAGCGTGGATATGGAAAAGCTCAGCTACGAGATCTTCTCGATTCTCGAGACCAAGTTCCTCTTTGGCTGCGATGATGCCAAGCTGATCCCTATCTCCGGAACCTCACCGGAGACTCCCTCCAAGCCGAGCGGGGGCTCCGGAAAGGTTCGGATTCTCTCGATCGACGGTGGTGGAGCTTCTGATGGTCTCTTCGCAGCTGTTTCCCTTGCGCGGTTGGAAACATTTCTCTGCCGCCTCTCCGGCGATCCCTCTGCCCGCATTGCCGACTTCTTCGATCTCGCTGCTGGATCCGGCCCCGGAGGAGTCCTCACTGCTCTCCTTTTCTCCCGCGGCTCCGATGGCCGTCCTCTCTTCTCCGCGGACGAAGCCCTCGAGTTCCTCGCCGAGAACCAGAGAAAGATCTCGAATACCTCAAAGAAAGGAATATTCGGGAAGCGGAGTGGAATATTCGGGAGGATCTTCGAGGATCGGACGGTGAGGGAGGCTTTGAAGCCAATGCTGATCCCGTGCCACGATTTGGAAACCGGCGCCGGGATGATGTTCTCTAGGGCTGATGCGGTGGAGATGGACGGCTACGATTTCTTCATGAGAGACGTGTGCGCTGCCACCTGTGCCGGAGATCAGGCCATTGGGATGAGGTCGGTGGATGGCCGGAGTAAAATTTCAGCCGTCGGAGCTGGGGTGGAGAATCCGACAGCGGCGGCGATAACACACGTGCTTAATAACAAACAGGAGTTCCCACGTGCCAACGGGGTCGAAGACCTCCTCGTGCTTTCATTAGGCGGCGGCCGGCGAGCATCTCCGCCGTCCAAAGCCAAGCTCGCCAAGATCGCTGCGGATGGCGCCGCAGACATG GTGGACCAAGCTGTAGCAATGGCATTCGGGCATAACAGAGCAATGAACTACGTACGCATTgag GCGAACGGGTTGAAAGCGGGGAAAACACGAGAGGCGAAGGTGGTGGCGGCGGAGGTGGCTTTGACGGAGAGGAACGTAGAGCTTGTGTTGTTCCGGGGGAGCAAGTTATTGGAGCAGACGAATGCGGAGAGGTTGGAGCTTTTTGCGGGAGAGTTGATTAGGGAGCATGAGAGAAGGAAATGGAGCACTGAACCAACGGTTCTGATCAAATAG